The stretch of DNA AAAGCGACCGCCGACGAAGACGGTTGGGCTCGCCTCGGCCCCGTCGGCCAGCACATCCAGAACCAAGGCTCCTTCGACGCCCGCAACTACGGATTTTCCAAGCTCAGCGACCT from Pelagicoccus sp. SDUM812003 encodes:
- a CDS encoding OST-HTH/LOTUS domain-containing protein — protein: KATADEDGWARLGPVGQHIQNQGSFDARNYGFSKLSDLFAAIDTFEVKKQKNGPGTILTVRLRNK